The segment TCGTACATACCCTTCAACATACGTCATACCTCTACATgacatatatttttaaaatctTTATGGCGAGCAGCCCTAAAGTGTTGTACTTTGGGCCCTCAAAATGGCGACAATTCAAAAGCAGCAGAAAAACGAAACCCATCACGCGATCAATGATACGGGGAGAGGCTTTTCCGTTGTGTACTCTATTTTCTGTGGGATGCATTTATCTGTCTATCTAAATCTATATTTTCCTATCAGATACAGTAACTTTTGAAATTCCCTTCATATTCTGTGCATCCTTTCCGGTTTCAGTCCGATTCTATTTGTCTTTTTGGGAGGAAACCAAATTAAGAAAAGGTAATTAACAGCACCATACTTTTCCACTGTCTTGGTTTATTAGGAAGCAGCCACAGCAGTAATATCTTTGCGTGGTGTTCCTTTTAGTATCCGCGGCTTATCTGAATAGGTTTATCGGTGCTGTTTGCTCAATTAATGAAAACTAAATAGAATAAGGCGGATCGTAACGTTTGGTGGGCCAGAGGCAACATTTATATATGATGCTACCCCATTCGGGGCGCCGACAGTTCATTGAAGGCGCTTTTGCGCCTATCTCTTCAATCGATATCGAAATCGGCCTTCAAAACGGAACTAAACGGCGGAAGTTTGTCGAAAATGTTCAAGGTCCGCTTAAAGACGAGTCCCAGCGGCGGGGGTGAGGTGTGTcttctatctatctatctgttATTTATATCTGTTGTATGACAATTAAGAAAGCAAGTAAGAACTTTATAGTCGTGCTGGCGCCCTCCATTATCTGTCTAAAACGAGCTGACAGCCCCTGACATGTGACAGAGAAAGCCCCAGGAGATTTAAAGAATCAATCTCTGTAAGAAATGTTATCAATACTATGTCCATTCTTTGTGTTATAGGAAATGCTTGTGCATAGAATAGATCCAAACAGAAAGTgtgtgcaagtggaaaaaaaCTAGAAAATAGCGGAATCTAGATATAGGAATCTTGCATCAGTCAATCAATTTGGATTCATTAAGAGGCAATGACTCtcaatgttgttgttgttgttgctcccCCAATCAATAGCATTTCAGACGTTCTTCGATCGAAATCAATTGGAAGCTAAAAACTGCTCCAGAACGCAAATATTTAGATAAGTAAATATGTGATGATGTACTAACCATCGTAGATGCACACAGATACATCCCAGGATACATCCCCCGATGAGATAAGCACCCCCATTCATTTCAACATCTTCGAGTGTCGTACAGCGAGAACCCCACCGTCATGGAGAAGGATGGGAGGGCACAAAAGCCCCCAAAGAAGAAGGCCGCAACGATCTTGAGTGGAATCGAAGAAGTACCAGCGCCAGAGGCAGCCCCAAATCAAACGACAGCCGGTGGAAGGGCAAGGGGAACCTGCCCCTGTCCCCCGGCTAGTGGTGGGACCATTGCGGCTTTGGTGAGCGGTTTGCACCACTCGGGGGCACGTGGCTTCCAGTCGCTGCACCAGCCACTGCTCGAATGCGAGGAGCGGGCCCTGGCCATCAAGCAACACCTCAGAGGGCATCGGGGCCATGGAATTGAGGCGTCTCCCCACGATTCCATGCCGCGATTTATAGTCGATATCGAGGAGGAGCCATCGGAGTCGTCGCAGAGTATTGGAGGGCAGGAACACCATTATCAGGAACACCCAGAGCAAGAGCAtagtggcggtggcggtggcgctGGCGGTGGTGGTGCCGGCGCGAGCTCCTCTCGACGCTTCAGTCACTTCAATCTGGCCCTTCGTCGTTTCTCCCACATCCATGTCCATGTAAATGTGGGGGGGAAGAAGTTTCATTAGCCTAATGGAAGCCATAAACATATAAAGAACTTCGATGTAATTACACGTGCATTTCACTCGAATGCGGATGGTTGGTCATCGATTGGCCTTCTGAGAGCATAAATTAAAGTGAAACTCTTTATGCAAGGCAGCGGCTCTTGGACTCTTGAGACTTAGACCACAAACAAAACCAGCCGCTGACCAGTCCGCTGGCTGGTCAATCAGTTGTGGTGCAACGCtcgtggcagcagcagcggcagcaccaGCTGCGGGTcaacaaaataataataccAAAATTGGCAAACAAGTTCCTCtaagtgcgagtgcgagtgcgagtgatTTTTCTGGCCAATTATATGCGACACGAAACGGCATTTCCATAGAGAGTGGAGCGTGGAGCACACCTACCGACTGCCACCTAATGGCTGATTACAGTGGGACGGAGATGACTACTTTTGCGTGCAAACCCCATTCTCACAGCAGCGGTGGCAGCACGGCAGTGGATGATAAGCGACCCCCCACCACACATCACGCGTCAGACGGGACCCGACCAGGGAGCTACTAAGGCGGCACTACGGAGCAAGCATTCGACTCGCTTCGCATTCCCCAAGAAACACTCAAGAAAACTTAAACGCTCGCGCCGCACAGCATCGCAGAAGCACGGGAGCACTGGAGCACGGGAATTAATTAACTGCCAATTAATGAAGCGGCAAAAAGAGAAAGAAGAATATTTGCTTATTAATATTATGCACATACCGTACCCGTATGCACTTGGTGGTGCACTCGATGCCAGTTCTCGCGAGTGATTCTGTTACTGTTTTTTTCCTTCTCGATTGTGTGATTTATGTGATACTGTGACAAATGAAGAGCAGAATTTCCATATTTGTGCAGTCGCTGGTTTTATCAGCTTGACGCAGCACGTACCGTCGTACCGTCTCCGCTCGTACACCGCGACCAAACAAAACCGAGCTAATTAATCAAATAGAGACAAATTCAAGAGCAAATTTAATTGCTAGATACAGCAAAAGAGGAATCATGAAACTATCCAAAAGCTTCGATGAGTTGATCTTGAGCGCCTCGCGGCTGAGCCTCAATAATCTGCGATCGCCAGGCAAGAAGAATCTAAAAATGTAACGTATACTCGAACAGTAAATAATACCCATAGATTAAAGAGCATATTGGTTGGGATGCATTCTGCAATCCATTAACAATTTGGTTACAAATTTCCCAGCAAAAGGAATTCATTTGAAACTACaacaaaatatacaaatattttaataatttaataaacttTAAACCCATTTAATAATCGATAATGaaagaaatacaaaaatatgGGATATCACAAAAGCAGAATGGATTCTGCGTGTATTCCTGATAATACGATGAGAATACCTATCACAGATTTCCCATTAATCaatgttcaggccagccgtaaacaatttccgcgcactgtgccaactccgtgcgccctggtcccaactcgctctcgcgcgctcggaggggcgctcggatccacaatccacgatccacacggcgctcacggcagaaaaagcaccataaggcatagagttgagcagttacgatttcacccccgcttcagacggccgatctacagcgcgaccgtccaaccaaatacacacacataattatatatataccactaaacataacggttttcatttcttatgacggctacagcaattgcgttgtgggagagttgagcttcgatccgccccactacaaacattggtccttcgagccggatcttcgccttccccataaggagcAGAgcaccccagccagcatcggcggatcgctccaagttcaagataagtactcttcgattgtgcctaacaacagtgcagtgattttgtgcgagttttccatcccagtccgagttcccgtggcatatgtatgtacaaattaaataactgcggtagcggattgtgtttttaaaaagtttttattttacttctaacttcactgatatagatttaagtagagggtcagaAAGGATTCCgtgcaaagggtttgcgcgatcttaatttttagctggactttgcggtgtcgcttctggatcaagactgacttgaactttctgatctttgcatcgttgatccctttcgggaataggttttttttaaacatttcaattgatttcgccatcccgagtattggatttcgtcatccaaagagagaactgtaaaatgcctaaagtgcaggatctgcagaaagccgggagtgagattgtttatgagaagccgggtgtgggcaaacattggttttccatttaggcgggtgtcaaagattgggattgcggcgggagcccttgagattgtacatcttagaaatcaattaggcggaggcccaagattgaaattgttttcgttttggaaagccaaagattgtttacaactcgtataagagctcaatagaattgggtacgttaactccccccattcttaaatgtttcgtcccgatacattttgaagttctgatagagctctaatttcttctgacagtatttgaatgttgctttccactatttcttctgacggtattcttattgatttaataagtacaaatttggttaatttatagccgaagtaaaataacattatcaatatcaaaatgattaagaataatgttgttaatggtaaggccgtattacctaatgttataaggggatttaaaatattaacattatcaaaagaaaattgcttattattcgattgtatataatcaactaattcaaaatcgctatatctatgatgcgatatatatcttagaattttacccttatcatttatgtgggttatattatttattacaattgtgttgttgaatataaggagatacgatcctaacaaagtagtattgtctacgatatttttgcctgaaactaatatggcaccatcctgaatgatgtctatttctttgtttttttccctttttttagtgcagttggctttaaagccattaagtaaattggtgaaacaggtcttctttaaatttatttgtgcgtaattgttaaaagtttcacttttaaaattattcattaaatagtatttctccttacattcacaaactttttcacttataactaacattccatcattttgtgagatggctcttgcatggtaaaacttgcaaatatctttaatttgaggatattttatgtaaatgattattaaatcagcattacgaattattttaaccgatgcaatgtccagcagatcagacagttcaacaggatgtttttcatgcttataaatgtcctctacttcgtttttatttaaaaattttgtattgaaaatgtttacttttaagagggttatggtatcaactaaattaagtaggtcaaaagttattaattttaaacgatgctttctcagtatcgtttcttcattgaagatgacattttttaatgaatttgatagcaattcaatttctttgaaaaatttggaatttattacaaattgtttattattattttcagttaattcatttactttattttgtattttcaaaaagtcgtcatgaaaatatttaatatttgatgttatctttatgtataattctgtttctattgttgattataattgtattcggtcgattttccttaactacctgctttttgtatcgggattgaagtttatttctttccccgaatttcttttcataaactacttctcctattttataatctttttctcttctatctttgttatgtagcataagcattttggtctgagcttccttaagtaatattggattatgcttgtgttctattttgttatacaatatgtcatatggcatttgattggtcgttgaatgtatcgtcaggttatatttcagtgccgcc is part of the Drosophila miranda strain MSH22 chromosome Y unlocalized genomic scaffold, D.miranda_PacBio2.1 Contig_Y1_pilon, whole genome shotgun sequence genome and harbors:
- the LOC108159032 gene encoding probable tubulin beta chain CG32396: MEKDGRAQKPPKKKAATILSGIEEVPAPEAAPNQTTAGGRARGTCPCPPASGGTIAALVSGLHHSGARGFQSLHQPLLECEERALAIKQHLRGHRGHGIEASPHDSMPRFIVDIEEEPSESSQSIGGQEHHYQEHPEQEHSGGGGGAGGGGAGASSSRRFSHFNLALRRFSHIHVHVNVGGKKFH